In one window of Dromaius novaehollandiae isolate bDroNov1 chromosome W, bDroNov1.hap1, whole genome shotgun sequence DNA:
- the LOC135324442 gene encoding myotubularin-related protein 12-like isoform X3, whose translation MRKYPEKLIIYCKDLRVFHFCLRYTKEEEVKRIVSGIVHHSQTPKLLKRLFLFSYASAAPNNTDGRNQTVMFDTLEDWRDELERTKGNVKYKAVVTNEGYRVSEKLPLYFVVPICVSEESILKFQGRGIPIWCWSCHNGAALLKMSAFPKEQDDSTSQMQKAFLDGIYKTISKPPYELLKTDDLSSSLPSLQDIQIAYTRFKQLFLIDNNADFWATDVKWFSLLESTNWLEIIRRFLKKAIEVAECLERQHTNVLLIEESATDLCCVISSLVQVMMDSYSRTKSGFQSLIQKEWVTGGHGFLDRCNHLHKNDKEEAPVFLLLLNCVWQLVQQYPPAFEFTETYLTVLSDSLYVPIFSTFFFNSQHQKDTNTTGESLKTQSGPFKFLTVWDWSVQFEPKAQALLSNPLYAEKPKPDKSQRKTTRFKHQRQLSLPLTQTKSSPKRGFFREETDHLIKNILGKRIGKFINSSDEPHNSFREFYDSWHSKPVDYHGLLLPCIDGPEIKVWAQRYLRWIPEAQLHGGGTIATAAKILDLMEEVQSLQVKMDEEHSQAISRDVQAVPMLRNCARLSSLFPFALLQRQSVKPALPTSTWKDLEDEDDLVKRDDEFVDLSGDMS comes from the exons ATGAGAAAATACCCAGAGAAACTAATTATCTACTGTAAAGACCTTAGAGTATTTCACTTCTGCCTCAGATACACAAAAGAAGAAGAAGTAAAAAGG ATCGTCAGTGGCATAGTTCACCATAGCCAGACACCTAAGCTGCTTAAACGCTTGTTTCTGTTCTCTTATGCATCAGCTGCCCCAAACAACACAg ATGGAAGAAACCAAACTGTGATGTTTGATACTCTTGAGGACTGGCGTGATGAGTTGGAACGGACTAAAGGGAATGTGAAATATAAAGCAGTAGTCACCAATGAAGGCTACAGAGTCTCTGAAAA GTTGCCTTTGTATTTTGTTGTTCCTATATGTGTCTCTGAAGAGAGTATCTTGAAGTTCCAAGGCAGAGGCATTCCT ATTTGGTGTTGGTCTTGCCATAATGGGGCTGCTCTTCTCAAAATGTCTGCATTTCCCAAAGAACAGGATGACAGCACTTCACAAATGCAAAAAGCCTTCTTGGATGG AATCTATAAGACAATTAGTAAACCTCCTTATGAGCTCCTGAAAACGGATGACCTGTCCAGCAGCCTTCCATCTCTGCAAGATATCCAGATTGCATACACAAGATTTAAACAGCTGTTTTTGATAG ataACAATGCAGACTTCTGGGCTACTGATGTGAAATGGTTTTCATTGTTGGAAAGCACAAACTGGCTAGAGATCATCAG GCGATTCTTGAAGAAAGCAATTGAAGTTGCTGAATGTCTGGAAAGACAGCATACAAATGTTCTCCTTATAG AAGAGAGTGCTACTGATCTGTGCTGTGTAATCTCCAGTCTGGTTCAAGTGATGATGGATTCATACAGCAGAACAAAGTCAGGATTTCAGAGCCTTATTCAGAAGGAGTGGGTAACTGGAGGCCATGGCTTTTTGGATCGTTGCAACCACTTGCATAAAAATGACAAAGAGGAG gcTCCTGTTTTTCTGCTCCTGTTAAACTGTGTTTGGCAGTTGGTTCAACAGTATCCTCCAGCATTTGAGTTCACAGAAACTTACTTAACTGTCTTGTCAGACAGCCTTTATGTACCTATTTTTAGCACTTTCTTCTTCAACTCACAACATCAAAAAGACACTAATACG ACTGGTGAAAGCCTCAAGACACAAAGTGGTCCTTTCAAATTTCTTACTGTGTGGGATTGGTCCGTGCAGTTTGAGCCCAAGGCCCAGGCTTTGCTGAGCAACCCTCTTTACGCAGAGAAGCCAAAACCAGATAAAAGTCAACGGAAAACTACCCGATTCAAA CATCAACGGCAGCTTTCTTTGCCACTGACACAAACGAAATCTTCTCCGAAGAGAGGATTTTTCAGGGAGGAAACagatcatttaattaaaaacattctgGGTAAAAGAATTGGCAAGTTCATAAATTCTTCAGATGAACCTCATAATAGCTTCAGAGAATTCTATGATAGCTGGCATAGTAAACCGGTTGACTATCATGGTCTTCTATTACCTTGCATTGATGGGCCGGAAATCAAAGTCTGGGCTCAACGGTATTTACGATGGATTCCTGAAGCCCAGCTTCATGGTGGTGGTACAATAGCCACAGCTGCCAAGATTTTGGACTTGATGGAGGAAGTCCAGAGCTTGCAAGTGAAAATGGATGAAGAACATAGTCAAGCTATTTCTCGAGATGTGCAAGCTGTCCCAATGCTGAGAAATTGTGCTCGTTTGTCATCCTTGTTTccatttgctttgcttcagagACAGTCTGTCAAGCCAGCTTTACCCACTAGCACTTGGAAAGACTTGGAAGATGAAGATGACTTGGTCAAGAGGGATGATGAATTTGTTGACCTAAGTGGTGATATGTCATAA
- the LOC135324442 gene encoding myotubularin-related protein 12-like isoform X1, with protein MCRSNLWRLFTSAVYDEKKKLLTGQMRKYPEKLIIYCKDLRVFHFCLRYTKEEEVKRIVSGIVHHSQTPKLLKRLFLFSYASAAPNNTDGRNQTVMFDTLEDWRDELERTKGNVKYKAVVTNEGYRVSEKLPLYFVVPICVSEESILKFQGRGIPIWCWSCHNGAALLKMSAFPKEQDDSTSQMQKAFLDGIYKTISKPPYELLKTDDLSSSLPSLQDIQIAYTRFKQLFLIDNNADFWATDVKWFSLLESTNWLEIIRRFLKKAIEVAECLERQHTNVLLIEESATDLCCVISSLVQVMMDSYSRTKSGFQSLIQKEWVTGGHGFLDRCNHLHKNDKEEAPVFLLLLNCVWQLVQQYPPAFEFTETYLTVLSDSLYVPIFSTFFFNSQHQKDTNTTGESLKTQSGPFKFLTVWDWSVQFEPKAQALLSNPLYAEKPKPDKSQRKTTRFKHQRQLSLPLTQTKSSPKRGFFREETDHLIKNILGKRIGKFINSSDEPHNSFREFYDSWHSKPVDYHGLLLPCIDGPEIKVWAQRYLRWIPEAQLHGGGTIATAAKILDLMEEVQSLQVKMDEEHSQAISRDVQAVPMLRNCARLSSLFPFALLQRQSVKPALPTSTWKDLEDEDDLVKRDDEFVDLSGDMS; from the exons ATGTGTAGATCAAATCTATGGAG ACTTTTTACTTCTGCAGTTtatgatgagaaaaagaaactacTAACTGGACAAATGAGAAAATACCCAGAGAAACTAATTATCTACTGTAAAGACCTTAGAGTATTTCACTTCTGCCTCAGATACACAAAAGAAGAAGAAGTAAAAAGG ATCGTCAGTGGCATAGTTCACCATAGCCAGACACCTAAGCTGCTTAAACGCTTGTTTCTGTTCTCTTATGCATCAGCTGCCCCAAACAACACAg ATGGAAGAAACCAAACTGTGATGTTTGATACTCTTGAGGACTGGCGTGATGAGTTGGAACGGACTAAAGGGAATGTGAAATATAAAGCAGTAGTCACCAATGAAGGCTACAGAGTCTCTGAAAA GTTGCCTTTGTATTTTGTTGTTCCTATATGTGTCTCTGAAGAGAGTATCTTGAAGTTCCAAGGCAGAGGCATTCCT ATTTGGTGTTGGTCTTGCCATAATGGGGCTGCTCTTCTCAAAATGTCTGCATTTCCCAAAGAACAGGATGACAGCACTTCACAAATGCAAAAAGCCTTCTTGGATGG AATCTATAAGACAATTAGTAAACCTCCTTATGAGCTCCTGAAAACGGATGACCTGTCCAGCAGCCTTCCATCTCTGCAAGATATCCAGATTGCATACACAAGATTTAAACAGCTGTTTTTGATAG ataACAATGCAGACTTCTGGGCTACTGATGTGAAATGGTTTTCATTGTTGGAAAGCACAAACTGGCTAGAGATCATCAG GCGATTCTTGAAGAAAGCAATTGAAGTTGCTGAATGTCTGGAAAGACAGCATACAAATGTTCTCCTTATAG AAGAGAGTGCTACTGATCTGTGCTGTGTAATCTCCAGTCTGGTTCAAGTGATGATGGATTCATACAGCAGAACAAAGTCAGGATTTCAGAGCCTTATTCAGAAGGAGTGGGTAACTGGAGGCCATGGCTTTTTGGATCGTTGCAACCACTTGCATAAAAATGACAAAGAGGAG gcTCCTGTTTTTCTGCTCCTGTTAAACTGTGTTTGGCAGTTGGTTCAACAGTATCCTCCAGCATTTGAGTTCACAGAAACTTACTTAACTGTCTTGTCAGACAGCCTTTATGTACCTATTTTTAGCACTTTCTTCTTCAACTCACAACATCAAAAAGACACTAATACG ACTGGTGAAAGCCTCAAGACACAAAGTGGTCCTTTCAAATTTCTTACTGTGTGGGATTGGTCCGTGCAGTTTGAGCCCAAGGCCCAGGCTTTGCTGAGCAACCCTCTTTACGCAGAGAAGCCAAAACCAGATAAAAGTCAACGGAAAACTACCCGATTCAAA CATCAACGGCAGCTTTCTTTGCCACTGACACAAACGAAATCTTCTCCGAAGAGAGGATTTTTCAGGGAGGAAACagatcatttaattaaaaacattctgGGTAAAAGAATTGGCAAGTTCATAAATTCTTCAGATGAACCTCATAATAGCTTCAGAGAATTCTATGATAGCTGGCATAGTAAACCGGTTGACTATCATGGTCTTCTATTACCTTGCATTGATGGGCCGGAAATCAAAGTCTGGGCTCAACGGTATTTACGATGGATTCCTGAAGCCCAGCTTCATGGTGGTGGTACAATAGCCACAGCTGCCAAGATTTTGGACTTGATGGAGGAAGTCCAGAGCTTGCAAGTGAAAATGGATGAAGAACATAGTCAAGCTATTTCTCGAGATGTGCAAGCTGTCCCAATGCTGAGAAATTGTGCTCGTTTGTCATCCTTGTTTccatttgctttgcttcagagACAGTCTGTCAAGCCAGCTTTACCCACTAGCACTTGGAAAGACTTGGAAGATGAAGATGACTTGGTCAAGAGGGATGATGAATTTGTTGACCTAAGTGGTGATATGTCATAA
- the LOC135324442 gene encoding myotubularin-related protein 12-like isoform X2, producing MLGSGAKAAKPSFVSYISPEEIHIKESIEKEVNPRLLPGELLLCEANTVYKYIQEDGSNRGTYGKLICTNFKIAFLDEDSSSDDNEPQFKNKIVGENDITLQCVDQIYGVYDEKKKLLTGQMRKYPEKLIIYCKDLRVFHFCLRYTKEEEVKRIVSGIVHHSQTPKLLKRLFLFSYASAAPNNTDGRNQTVMFDTLEDWRDELERTKGNVKYKAVVTNEGYRVSEKLPLYFVVPICVSEESILKFQGRGIPIWCWSCHNGAALLKMSAFPKEQDDSTSQMQKAFLDGIYKTISKPPYELLKTDDLSSSLPSLQDIQIAYTRFKQLFLIDNNADFWATDVKWFSLLESTNWLEIIRRFLKKAIEVAECLERQHTNVLLIEESATDLCCVISSLVQVMMDSYSRTKSGFQSLIQKEWVTGGHGFLDRCNHLHKNDKEEAPVFLLLLNCVWQLVQQYPPAFEFTETYLTVLSDSLYVPIFSTFFFNSQHQKDTNTTGESLKTQSGPFKFLTVWDWSVQFEPKAQALLSNPLYAEKPKPDKSQRKTTRFKHQRQLSLPLTQTKSSPKRGFFREETDHLIKNILGKRIGKFINSSDEPHNSFREFYDSWHSKPVDYHGLLLPCIDGPEIKVWAQRYLRWIPEAQLHGGGTIATAAKILDLMEEVQSLQVKMDEEHSQAISRDVQAVPMLRNCARLSSLFPFALLQRQSVKPALPTSTWKDLEDEDDLVKRDDEFVDLSGDMS from the exons GAAATACACATAAAGGAATCCATAGAAAAGGAAGTAAATCCTCGCTTGTTACCAG gtgaactgctgctttGTGAGGCAAACACGGTGTACAAATACATACAAGAAGATGGGTCAAATCGTGGCACCTATGGGAAACTCATATGCACAAACTTCAAGATTGCTTTCCTTGATGAAGATTCTTCTTCAGATGATAAT GAGCCACAATTCAAAAATAAGATCGTAGGAGAAAATGACATAACCCTGCAATGTGTAGATCAAATCTATGGAG TTtatgatgagaaaaagaaactacTAACTGGACAAATGAGAAAATACCCAGAGAAACTAATTATCTACTGTAAAGACCTTAGAGTATTTCACTTCTGCCTCAGATACACAAAAGAAGAAGAAGTAAAAAGG ATCGTCAGTGGCATAGTTCACCATAGCCAGACACCTAAGCTGCTTAAACGCTTGTTTCTGTTCTCTTATGCATCAGCTGCCCCAAACAACACAg ATGGAAGAAACCAAACTGTGATGTTTGATACTCTTGAGGACTGGCGTGATGAGTTGGAACGGACTAAAGGGAATGTGAAATATAAAGCAGTAGTCACCAATGAAGGCTACAGAGTCTCTGAAAA GTTGCCTTTGTATTTTGTTGTTCCTATATGTGTCTCTGAAGAGAGTATCTTGAAGTTCCAAGGCAGAGGCATTCCT ATTTGGTGTTGGTCTTGCCATAATGGGGCTGCTCTTCTCAAAATGTCTGCATTTCCCAAAGAACAGGATGACAGCACTTCACAAATGCAAAAAGCCTTCTTGGATGG AATCTATAAGACAATTAGTAAACCTCCTTATGAGCTCCTGAAAACGGATGACCTGTCCAGCAGCCTTCCATCTCTGCAAGATATCCAGATTGCATACACAAGATTTAAACAGCTGTTTTTGATAG ataACAATGCAGACTTCTGGGCTACTGATGTGAAATGGTTTTCATTGTTGGAAAGCACAAACTGGCTAGAGATCATCAG GCGATTCTTGAAGAAAGCAATTGAAGTTGCTGAATGTCTGGAAAGACAGCATACAAATGTTCTCCTTATAG AAGAGAGTGCTACTGATCTGTGCTGTGTAATCTCCAGTCTGGTTCAAGTGATGATGGATTCATACAGCAGAACAAAGTCAGGATTTCAGAGCCTTATTCAGAAGGAGTGGGTAACTGGAGGCCATGGCTTTTTGGATCGTTGCAACCACTTGCATAAAAATGACAAAGAGGAG gcTCCTGTTTTTCTGCTCCTGTTAAACTGTGTTTGGCAGTTGGTTCAACAGTATCCTCCAGCATTTGAGTTCACAGAAACTTACTTAACTGTCTTGTCAGACAGCCTTTATGTACCTATTTTTAGCACTTTCTTCTTCAACTCACAACATCAAAAAGACACTAATACG ACTGGTGAAAGCCTCAAGACACAAAGTGGTCCTTTCAAATTTCTTACTGTGTGGGATTGGTCCGTGCAGTTTGAGCCCAAGGCCCAGGCTTTGCTGAGCAACCCTCTTTACGCAGAGAAGCCAAAACCAGATAAAAGTCAACGGAAAACTACCCGATTCAAA CATCAACGGCAGCTTTCTTTGCCACTGACACAAACGAAATCTTCTCCGAAGAGAGGATTTTTCAGGGAGGAAACagatcatttaattaaaaacattctgGGTAAAAGAATTGGCAAGTTCATAAATTCTTCAGATGAACCTCATAATAGCTTCAGAGAATTCTATGATAGCTGGCATAGTAAACCGGTTGACTATCATGGTCTTCTATTACCTTGCATTGATGGGCCGGAAATCAAAGTCTGGGCTCAACGGTATTTACGATGGATTCCTGAAGCCCAGCTTCATGGTGGTGGTACAATAGCCACAGCTGCCAAGATTTTGGACTTGATGGAGGAAGTCCAGAGCTTGCAAGTGAAAATGGATGAAGAACATAGTCAAGCTATTTCTCGAGATGTGCAAGCTGTCCCAATGCTGAGAAATTGTGCTCGTTTGTCATCCTTGTTTccatttgctttgcttcagagACAGTCTGTCAAGCCAGCTTTACCCACTAGCACTTGGAAAGACTTGGAAGATGAAGATGACTTGGTCAAGAGGGATGATGAATTTGTTGACCTAAGTGGTGATATGTCATAA